The following proteins come from a genomic window of candidate division TA06 bacterium:
- the fsa gene encoding fructose-6-phosphate aldolase: MKLFIDTANLAEIKEAASWGIIDGVTTNPSLIAKEGRDFATVVREICAILNGPVSAEVISEKAPDMLAEAEPLINIHPNVAIKIPMTLEGLKAVKILSARGIKTHITLVFSANQALLAAKAGAAFISPFVGRLDDVSEYGMDLIGEIVQIYENYEFATQILAASIRTPLQVLDCAKLGAHIATVPFNVLKMLAQHPLTDIGIQKFLSDWAKVKK, from the coding sequence ATGAAGCTTTTCATAGATACCGCCAACCTTGCCGAGATCAAAGAAGCCGCCAGCTGGGGCATCATCGACGGGGTAACCACCAATCCCAGCCTGATCGCTAAGGAGGGACGGGATTTTGCCACGGTGGTCAGGGAGATCTGCGCCATCCTGAACGGCCCGGTGTCGGCCGAAGTGATCAGCGAGAAGGCCCCGGACATGCTGGCCGAAGCGGAGCCGCTGATCAATATCCATCCCAACGTGGCGATCAAGATCCCCATGACCCTGGAGGGCTTGAAGGCGGTCAAGATCCTCTCGGCCCGGGGAATCAAGACCCACATCACCCTGGTGTTCTCGGCCAATCAGGCCCTGCTGGCCGCCAAGGCCGGGGCCGCCTTCATCAGCCCCTTCGTAGGGCGGCTGGACGACGTCTCGGAATACGGGATGGACCTGATAGGGGAGATCGTCCAGATCTACGAGAATTACGAATTTGCCACTCAGATACTGGCGGCCAGCATCAGGACCCCGCTCCAGGTGCTGGACTGCGCCAAGCTGGGAGCCCACATCGCCACCGTGCCCTTCAACGTCCTGAAAATGCTGGCCCAACACCCGTTGACTGACATCGGGATCCAGAAATTTCTATCCGACTGGGCCAAGGTCAAGAAATAG